From Erwinia pyri, a single genomic window includes:
- a CDS encoding riboflavin synthase subunit alpha, whose protein sequence is MFTGIVQGTAEVLAIEEKPNFRTHIIKLPAEMLPGLELGASVSHNGCCLTVTEVQGDRVSFDLVKETLRITNLGDLKVGDTLNVERAAKFSDEIGGHLMSGHIMTTAEISKIVTSENNREIWFRPQDVMQMKYILHKGFIGIDGISLTVGEVTKTKFCVHLIPETLARTTLGTKRLGDRVNIEIDPHTQAIVETVERVLAQREAALLAAAASEQ, encoded by the coding sequence ATGTTTACCGGTATTGTGCAGGGCACCGCTGAGGTGCTGGCAATTGAAGAGAAACCTAATTTTCGCACCCATATTATTAAATTACCGGCGGAGATGCTGCCCGGTCTGGAATTAGGCGCTTCTGTCTCTCATAACGGTTGCTGCCTTACGGTGACGGAAGTGCAGGGCGATCGGGTAAGCTTTGATCTGGTTAAAGAGACGCTGCGGATTACCAATCTTGGTGATCTTAAAGTGGGTGATACCTTAAACGTTGAGCGGGCGGCAAAATTCAGCGATGAAATTGGTGGCCACTTAATGTCCGGCCATATTATGACCACCGCTGAAATCAGCAAAATAGTGACTTCAGAAAATAACCGGGAAATCTGGTTCAGGCCGCAGGATGTAATGCAGATGAAATACATTCTGCATAAAGGCTTTATTGGCATTGATGGCATCAGCCTCACGGTGGGTGAAGTCACCAAAACCAAATTCTGCGTTCACCTTATTCCAGAAACGCTGGCCCGAACCACGTTGGGTACAAAACGGCTGGGCGATCGGGTGAATATCGAGATCGATCCCCATACTCAGGCGATAGTAGAAACTGTTGAGCGGGTACTGGCTCAGCGGGAAGCCGCTTTACTCGCTGCGGCTGCTTCAGAGCAATAG
- the cfa gene encoding cyclopropane fatty acyl phospholipid synthase, whose protein sequence is MSSSCIEEVSLGENQWYRIIQEMLRNADIEINGTRPWDIKITNPDFFKRVLQEGSLGLGESYMDGWWECERLDMFFHRVLLAKLDQQLPHHFKDTLRIAAARLTNLQSRKRAWIVGKEHYDLGNDLFSLMLDPYMQYSCGYWKEAQTLEEAQQAKLKMICDKLQLEPGMSLLDIGCGWGGLAEFAARNYGVSVFGVTISAEQQKMAQQRCEGLDVTILLQDYRDLNQQFDRIVSVGMFEHVGPKNYATYFDVVNRNLKPDGIFLLHTIGANTTDEKVDPWINKYIFPNGCLPSVRHIADAQEPYFVMEDWHNFGQDYDTTLMAWHQRFLAAWPELAEKYGERFKRMFVYYLNACAGAFRARDIQLWQVVFSHGVEGGLRVPH, encoded by the coding sequence ATGAGTTCATCGTGTATAGAAGAAGTGAGCCTTGGAGAGAATCAGTGGTACCGAATCATCCAGGAAATGTTGCGCAATGCTGATATTGAGATCAACGGTACCCGTCCCTGGGATATCAAAATAACCAATCCTGACTTCTTCAAACGCGTTTTACAGGAAGGGTCACTTGGTCTGGGTGAAAGTTATATGGATGGCTGGTGGGAGTGCGAACGGCTTGATATGTTCTTTCACCGCGTCCTGCTGGCTAAACTCGATCAACAGCTTCCCCACCATTTCAAAGATACGCTGAGGATCGCCGCGGCCAGATTAACTAATCTGCAGTCACGTAAGCGTGCCTGGATTGTGGGCAAAGAGCATTACGATCTCGGGAATGACCTTTTCTCACTGATGCTCGATCCCTACATGCAATATTCCTGCGGCTACTGGAAAGAAGCGCAGACGCTGGAAGAGGCGCAGCAGGCTAAATTAAAAATGATCTGCGATAAGCTGCAGCTTGAGCCAGGCATGTCTCTGCTGGATATTGGTTGCGGCTGGGGCGGTCTGGCGGAGTTTGCCGCCAGAAACTATGGCGTGAGCGTATTCGGCGTGACTATTTCCGCCGAACAGCAAAAAATGGCCCAGCAGCGTTGTGAAGGGCTGGATGTCACTATTCTGCTGCAGGACTATCGCGATCTCAATCAACAGTTTGACCGTATTGTCTCGGTCGGCATGTTTGAACATGTGGGGCCAAAAAATTACGCGACCTATTTCGATGTGGTCAATCGTAATCTGAAACCTGACGGCATCTTCCTGCTTCATACCATCGGTGCCAATACTACTGATGAAAAAGTGGATCCGTGGATCAATAAATATATCTTCCCGAACGGCTGCCTTCCTTCAGTGCGTCATATCGCCGATGCGCAGGAACCCTATTTTGTCATGGAAGACTGGCATAACTTCGGCCAGGATTACGACACCACGTTAATGGCCTGGCATCAGCGTTTTCTGGCCGCCTGGCCGGAACTGGCAGAAAAATATGGCGAGCGCTTTAAGCGGATGTTTGTCTATTATCTCAACGCCTGTGCTGGCGCCTTCCGTGCGCGCGATATTCAGCTCTGGCAGGTGGTCTTCAGCCACGGCGTAGAGGGTGGTTTACGCGTTCCGCACTAA
- the punC gene encoding purine nucleoside transporter PunC, producing MPGKGFIVYLALLSVAGFLATDMYLPAFIAMQQDLQTSAGIISASLSLFLAGFASGQLIWGPLSDRIGRKPVLLMGLSLFAISCAAMWWVESASLLLALRFAQAIGICAAAVSWQALVVDRYPAAQANRVFASIMPLVALSPALAPLLGAWLLNHFSWRAIFITLLLIAVALLIFTLFLKSPRKETTQAASEKVSFISLLKSPVYGGNVLIYAACSASFFAWLTGSPFILGALGMSPGDIGLSYVPQTLAFLIGGYGCRTLLKHLEGRALLPWLLALYGVSILAFFIAAQLPEPSLYALLLPFCGMALANGAIYPIVVANALLPFPQSSGKAAALQNTLQLGLCCIASLIVSTFITSSLFTTSLVMLSTVVLSIIGYILQRVKAEEMTLAGAHGGR from the coding sequence ATGCCTGGAAAAGGATTTATAGTTTACCTCGCGCTGCTCAGCGTTGCGGGTTTCCTCGCCACCGATATGTACCTGCCTGCTTTTATCGCTATGCAACAAGATTTGCAAACCAGCGCGGGCATCATCAGCGCCAGCCTCAGCCTGTTTCTGGCCGGTTTTGCCAGCGGTCAGCTGATCTGGGGGCCGCTGTCCGATCGTATTGGCCGTAAGCCCGTGCTGCTGATGGGCCTGAGCCTGTTTGCCATCAGCTGTGCCGCTATGTGGTGGGTTGAATCTGCTTCCCTGCTGCTGGCGCTTCGATTTGCGCAGGCCATCGGCATCTGTGCCGCCGCAGTGAGCTGGCAGGCGCTGGTGGTTGACCGCTATCCGGCCGCCCAGGCTAACCGCGTCTTTGCCTCTATTATGCCGCTGGTAGCCCTTTCGCCAGCGCTGGCTCCGCTGCTGGGTGCCTGGCTGCTTAACCACTTTAGCTGGCGGGCCATTTTTATCACGCTATTGCTGATTGCGGTTGCCCTGCTGATTTTTACTCTGTTTCTCAAATCGCCCCGTAAAGAGACAACGCAGGCAGCCAGTGAGAAGGTAAGTTTTATCAGCTTATTAAAATCCCCGGTCTACGGCGGTAACGTGCTGATCTACGCCGCCTGTTCAGCCAGCTTTTTTGCCTGGCTAACAGGGTCGCCCTTTATTCTTGGGGCTTTGGGCATGTCGCCTGGAGATATCGGCCTGAGCTACGTGCCGCAAACGCTCGCTTTCCTGATTGGCGGGTATGGCTGCCGTACGCTGCTGAAACACCTTGAGGGACGAGCGTTGTTACCCTGGCTACTGGCTCTTTATGGCGTCAGCATCCTCGCCTTCTTTATTGCCGCTCAACTGCCGGAACCTTCGCTGTATGCTTTGCTGCTACCTTTCTGCGGCATGGCGCTGGCGAATGGTGCGATTTATCCGATTGTGGTCGCCAATGCCCTGCTGCCCTTCCCCCAATCCAGCGGCAAGGCGGCTGCCCTGCAGAACACGCTACAGCTGGGTTTGTGCTGCATTGCCAGCCTGATTGTCTCGACCTTTATCACCAGCTCCCTGTTTACCACCTCGCTGGTCATGCTCTCCACTGTTGTTTTGTCAATAATCGGCTATATTTTACAGCGTGTGAAAGCGGAAGAGATGACTCTGGCTGGTGCGCACGGTGGACGCTAA
- the punR gene encoding DNA-binding transcriptional activator PunR: MWSEHALEVVDAVARSGSFTAAAAELHRVPSAISYTVRQLEEWLAVPLFERRHRDVVLTEAGRVFVQEGRSVIKKMLATRRQCQQVANGWRGQINIAVDRIVKPQRTRQLVVDFYRHFPDMELHLSPEVFNGVWDALADGRVDVAIGATQAIPVGGRFAFRDMGALNWRCVVAADHPLAQHKEQVIIEEAIREWPSLVLEDTSRALPKRTTWTLDNQRRLVVPDWESAFDCLSAGLCVGMVPGHFARPLLKQGTLHELKLAAAFPDSPCCVSWSEQQASPALSWLLDYLGESDTLNSEWLREEE; this comes from the coding sequence ATGTGGTCAGAACACGCTTTGGAAGTCGTTGATGCCGTAGCACGCTCCGGCAGTTTCACCGCAGCTGCGGCAGAGCTGCATCGGGTCCCCTCAGCTATCAGCTATACAGTGCGGCAGCTGGAGGAGTGGCTGGCGGTTCCCCTGTTTGAACGGCGGCATCGGGATGTGGTGCTGACCGAAGCGGGACGGGTATTTGTGCAGGAAGGGCGTAGTGTTATCAAAAAAATGCTCGCCACCCGACGGCAGTGTCAGCAGGTGGCAAACGGCTGGCGCGGACAGATCAACATTGCCGTCGATCGGATAGTCAAACCACAGCGCACGCGCCAGCTGGTGGTGGACTTCTATCGCCACTTTCCGGATATGGAGCTGCATCTCTCGCCAGAGGTGTTCAATGGTGTCTGGGATGCGCTGGCCGATGGCCGGGTTGATGTGGCCATCGGGGCGACTCAGGCTATTCCGGTAGGCGGCCGTTTTGCCTTTCGCGATATGGGAGCACTGAACTGGCGCTGTGTGGTAGCGGCAGATCATCCTCTGGCGCAGCACAAGGAGCAGGTAATCATTGAAGAGGCGATCCGGGAGTGGCCTTCGCTGGTGCTGGAGGATACCTCGCGGGCACTCCCCAAGCGAACAACCTGGACCCTGGATAACCAGCGGCGGCTGGTGGTGCCGGACTGGGAAAGCGCCTTCGACTGTCTGTCAGCCGGGCTTTGCGTGGGCATGGTGCCGGGACATTTTGCCCGGCCTCTGTTGAAACAGGGCACGCTGCACGAGCTTAAGCTTGCTGCCGCTTTTCCCGACAGTCCCTGCTGCGTCAGCTGGTCTGAACAGCAGGCTTCACCGGCGCTGAGCTGGCTACTCGATTATTTGGGAGAAAGCGATACGCTGAACAGCGAATGGCTGCGTGAGGAAGAATAA
- the purR gene encoding HTH-type transcriptional repressor PurR yields MATIKDVAKQAGVSTTTVSHVINKTRFVAEETREAVWAAIKSLHYSPSAVARSLKVNHTRTIGLLATSSEAPYFAEIIEAVENCCFAKGYTLILGNAHNDLQKQQAYLSMMAQKRVDGLLVMCSEYPDPLIRMLEENRNIPMVVMDWGESRGDFTDTVLDNAFEGGYLAGRYLIDRGHRDIGVIPGQMERNTGGGRHAGFLKALAEANITLRKEWLVQGDFEPESGYQAMQQILSQKQRPTAVFCGGDVMAMGAICAADEMGLRVPQDISVIGYDNVRNARYFTPALTTVHQPKERLGETAFDMLLDRITSKREDPQTIEVHPSLIERRSVADGPFLDYRR; encoded by the coding sequence ATGGCAACAATTAAAGATGTGGCAAAACAGGCCGGGGTGTCGACCACCACCGTTTCCCACGTCATCAATAAAACCCGCTTTGTCGCCGAAGAGACGCGGGAGGCCGTCTGGGCTGCAATTAAATCGCTGCACTACTCCCCCAGTGCAGTGGCCCGTAGCCTGAAGGTTAATCACACCAGAACCATTGGTCTGTTAGCCACCTCCAGCGAAGCGCCCTATTTTGCCGAGATTATCGAGGCGGTGGAGAACTGCTGCTTCGCAAAAGGCTATACCCTGATCCTGGGCAATGCCCATAACGATCTGCAAAAGCAGCAGGCCTATCTGTCGATGATGGCGCAAAAGCGCGTGGATGGTCTGCTGGTGATGTGCTCAGAGTATCCCGATCCGCTGATCAGGATGCTGGAAGAGAACCGCAATATCCCGATGGTGGTAATGGACTGGGGCGAGTCCCGCGGTGACTTTACAGATACCGTGCTGGATAACGCTTTTGAGGGCGGCTATCTGGCCGGGCGCTATCTGATCGATCGTGGTCACCGCGATATCGGCGTGATCCCCGGGCAGATGGAGCGCAACACCGGCGGCGGTCGCCATGCCGGCTTCCTGAAAGCGCTAGCTGAAGCCAATATTACGCTGCGAAAAGAGTGGCTGGTGCAGGGTGATTTCGAACCGGAGTCTGGCTATCAGGCGATGCAGCAGATTTTGTCGCAAAAGCAGCGCCCGACGGCGGTCTTTTGTGGCGGTGACGTCATGGCCATGGGCGCAATTTGCGCTGCGGACGAAATGGGCCTGCGGGTCCCGCAGGATATATCGGTGATCGGTTATGATAACGTGCGCAACGCCCGTTACTTTACGCCAGCGCTGACTACCGTCCATCAGCCAAAAGAGCGTTTGGGCGAGACCGCCTTCGATATGCTGCTGGACCGCATCACCAGCAAACGGGAAGATCCGCAGACCATTGAGGTGCATCCTTCACTGATTGAACGTCGCTCGGTCGCCGACGGTCCTTTCCTGGATTACCGCCGCTAA
- a CDS encoding YnhF family membrane protein yields the protein MDTDLKFSLLTTVCALAMIMAFSFTAIMH from the coding sequence ATGGATACCGATTTAAAGTTCTCACTACTGACCACGGTTTGCGCACTGGCGATGATTATGGCGTTCAGCTTTACCGCCATCATGCACTAG
- a CDS encoding C40 family peptidase, whose product MRLLITLFMLAFAQLFFNMAHASPHAPVNANHHKTDAGTPAREDERRKRRPVKASSTKKVKESTSKKSRLTSAPKLKLKKKAPQATAAATPSRVNKKSVNEGKKRYGRHRGKAAQMEALTADLDSAPLKLSKAHRARYQKARETAMNKLMGQLGKPYQWGGTSPKTGFDCSGLVWYAYKDLVKFKIPRTANEMYHLRDAASIKRDELEKGDLVFFRINGRGAADHVGVYLGDGKFIQSPRTGKDIQVSALGEDYWQRHYIGARRMMTPKTIR is encoded by the coding sequence ATGCGTTTACTCATCACCCTCTTTATGCTGGCGTTTGCTCAGCTCTTTTTTAATATGGCGCACGCATCGCCACACGCTCCCGTTAATGCTAATCATCATAAGACGGACGCCGGTACGCCAGCCCGGGAAGATGAGCGACGTAAACGCAGGCCGGTTAAAGCGAGCTCAACTAAAAAAGTGAAAGAGTCCACCAGCAAGAAATCCCGCTTAACCTCCGCTCCGAAGCTCAAGCTTAAAAAGAAAGCACCTCAGGCAACTGCCGCCGCTACCCCCAGCAGAGTTAACAAAAAAAGCGTTAATGAGGGTAAAAAACGTTACGGGCGTCACCGTGGTAAAGCCGCGCAGATGGAAGCGCTGACCGCCGATCTCGATTCGGCGCCGCTGAAGTTGAGCAAAGCTCACCGTGCCCGCTATCAGAAGGCGCGTGAAACCGCGATGAACAAACTGATGGGCCAGCTGGGTAAGCCTTATCAGTGGGGCGGAACCTCACCGAAAACCGGCTTCGACTGTAGCGGACTGGTCTGGTATGCCTATAAAGATCTGGTGAAATTTAAGATCCCCCGCACCGCTAATGAGATGTATCACCTGCGCGATGCCGCCTCAATCAAACGTGATGAGCTGGAAAAAGGGGATCTTGTCTTCTTCCGCATTAATGGCCGCGGCGCTGCCGATCATGTGGGCGTCTATCTGGGTGACGGTAAGTTCATTCAGTCCCCGCGCACCGGCAAGGATATCCAGGTCAGTGCGCTGGGCGAAGATTACTGGCAGCGCCACTATATTGGCGCCCGTCGGATGATGACGCCGAAAACCATTCGTTAA
- a CDS encoding Grx4 family monothiol glutaredoxin — translation MSTVEKIERQIAENPILLYMKGSPKLPSCGFSAQAVQALSACGERFAYVDILLNPEIRAELPKYANWPTFPQLWVDGELVGGCDIIIQMYQQGELQQLIKETAQKYPSDTAE, via the coding sequence ATGAGTACCGTTGAGAAAATTGAGCGCCAGATAGCAGAAAACCCGATTCTGCTCTACATGAAAGGTTCACCGAAACTGCCAAGCTGCGGCTTCTCGGCCCAGGCCGTTCAGGCGCTGTCAGCCTGTGGCGAACGTTTCGCCTATGTGGACATTTTGCTGAATCCGGAAATTCGCGCGGAATTACCTAAATATGCAAACTGGCCAACTTTCCCGCAGCTGTGGGTGGATGGTGAGCTGGTCGGCGGTTGCGACATCATCATTCAGATGTATCAGCAGGGCGAACTGCAGCAGCTGATCAAAGAAACTGCACAAAAATACCCTTCTGACACCGCTGAATAA
- the rnt gene encoding ribonuclease T — MSESNELNALSSRFRGFYPVVIDVETAGFDAKTNALLEVAAVTLKMDENGWLEKDETLHFHVEPFEGSVLQPEALAFNGIDPSDPLRGAVSEYEALHAIFKLVRKGIKDRDCNRAIMVAHNATFDLNFMNAAAERAGLKRNPFHPFVTFDTAALSGLVLGQTVLAKACAAAGMAFDSSQAHSALYDTVQTADLFCELVNRWKRLGGWPLPVPESEA; from the coding sequence ATGTCTGAATCGAACGAACTGAACGCCCTCAGCAGCCGTTTTCGCGGCTTTTATCCGGTAGTAATCGATGTGGAGACCGCCGGATTTGACGCGAAGACCAACGCGCTACTGGAAGTGGCTGCCGTTACCCTGAAAATGGATGAGAATGGCTGGCTGGAGAAAGACGAAACGCTCCATTTCCACGTTGAGCCGTTTGAAGGTTCTGTTCTGCAACCTGAAGCATTGGCTTTTAACGGCATTGATCCCTCTGACCCGCTACGCGGTGCAGTCAGTGAATATGAAGCCCTGCATGCCATATTTAAACTGGTGCGCAAAGGGATCAAAGATCGGGACTGCAATCGCGCCATTATGGTGGCGCATAATGCCACCTTTGATCTCAATTTTATGAATGCGGCCGCTGAACGGGCCGGTCTGAAACGCAACCCCTTCCATCCTTTCGTGACCTTTGACACGGCCGCGTTAAGCGGGCTGGTATTAGGGCAAACCGTACTGGCGAAAGCTTGTGCTGCGGCAGGGATGGCGTTTGACAGTAGTCAGGCGCATTCCGCTTTGTACGATACGGTGCAAACGGCCGATCTCTTCTGTGAGTTAGTGAACCGCTGGAAACGGCTGGGTGGCTGGCCGCTGCCCGTACCGGAAAGCGAAGCATAA
- the gloA gene encoding lactoylglutathione lyase, whose product MRLLHTMLRVGDLQRSVDFYTKVLGMRLLRTSENTEYKYTLAFVGYTEESEGAVIELTYNWGQESYNLGDAYGHIALGVDDVAATCDRIRQDGGNVTREAGPVKGGTTIIAFVEDPDGYKIELIENKHAGHGLGA is encoded by the coding sequence ATGCGCTTACTTCACACCATGCTTCGCGTTGGCGATCTGCAGCGTTCCGTTGATTTTTATACCAAAGTTTTGGGCATGCGCCTGCTGCGTACCAGCGAAAATACCGAATATAAATACACGCTTGCTTTTGTGGGTTATACCGAAGAGAGCGAAGGCGCGGTAATTGAGCTGACCTATAACTGGGGTCAGGAGAGCTACAATCTGGGCGACGCCTACGGTCATATTGCGCTGGGCGTGGATGACGTTGCGGCTACCTGCGATCGTATCCGTCAGGATGGCGGCAACGTAACGCGTGAAGCAGGCCCGGTTAAAGGCGGCACCACCATCATCGCCTTCGTAGAAGATCCCGATGGCTATAAAATCGAGCTGATTGAGAACAAGCATGCGGGTCACGGCCTGGGTGCCTGA
- a CDS encoding alkene reductase: MELKKLFTPLKTGAITVPNRIFMAPLTRLRSIEPGDIPTPLMGEYYRQRASAGLIITEATQISAQAKGYAGAPGLHSAEQISAWKAINAGIHQAGGHSAVQLWHTGRISHTSVQPEGKAPVSSSAINAETRTSLRDEQGQAIREATSTPRALEVDEIAGVVNDFRQAVSNAREADFDLVELHSAHGYLIHQFLSPASNQRTDSYGGSIENRTRFALEVVDAAIAAWSADRIGIRISPLGPFNGLDNGEDQEAAALYYLTELAKRNLAYLHISEPDWAGGKPYSEAFRKAIRSVYPGVIVGAGAYTAEKAEELIEKGLIDAAAFGRVYIANPDLVERLRENAPLNAPRPELFYGGGAEGYTDYPSLAG; the protein is encoded by the coding sequence ATGGAATTGAAAAAGCTGTTCACCCCTTTGAAAACGGGTGCGATTACCGTTCCTAACCGCATTTTTATGGCCCCTCTGACCCGACTGCGCAGCATTGAACCGGGCGATATTCCTACTCCGCTGATGGGTGAATATTACCGTCAGCGTGCCAGTGCCGGACTGATCATCACTGAAGCGACGCAAATCTCTGCACAGGCTAAAGGCTATGCCGGCGCACCAGGTCTGCACTCAGCAGAGCAAATTTCAGCCTGGAAGGCGATCAACGCAGGCATTCACCAGGCGGGCGGCCACAGCGCCGTTCAGCTCTGGCACACCGGCCGTATTTCCCACACCAGCGTGCAGCCAGAGGGCAAAGCCCCGGTCTCCTCTTCTGCCATCAACGCAGAAACCCGTACTTCCCTGCGTGATGAGCAGGGGCAGGCAATACGCGAAGCCACTTCCACTCCCCGCGCGCTTGAAGTGGATGAGATTGCCGGGGTAGTTAATGATTTCCGTCAGGCGGTGAGCAATGCCCGTGAAGCGGATTTTGACCTGGTGGAGCTTCACTCCGCGCACGGTTATTTGATTCATCAGTTCCTCTCTCCTGCATCTAACCAGCGCACAGACAGCTATGGTGGCAGCATAGAAAACCGCACCCGCTTTGCTCTGGAAGTGGTTGATGCTGCCATTGCCGCCTGGAGCGCTGACCGCATCGGGATCCGCATCTCCCCGCTGGGTCCGTTCAACGGTCTGGATAATGGTGAAGATCAGGAAGCCGCGGCGCTCTACTACCTCACTGAGCTGGCGAAGCGTAATCTGGCCTATCTGCACATCTCCGAGCCTGACTGGGCCGGTGGTAAGCCTTACAGCGAAGCGTTCCGTAAAGCTATTCGTAGCGTCTACCCGGGCGTGATTGTGGGTGCCGGTGCCTATACCGCCGAAAAAGCGGAAGAGCTGATTGAAAAAGGGTTGATTGACGCAGCTGCCTTTGGCCGTGTTTATATCGCCAACCCGGACCTGGTTGAGCGGCTGCGTGAAAACGCCCCGCTTAATGCGCCGCGCCCTGAACTCTTCTACGGCGGCGGTGCAGAAGGCTATACGGATTATCCCTCTCTCGCCGGATAA
- the eptA gene encoding phosphoethanolamine transferase EptA, producing MKRLLKLRCNENAFNLYIALFFTFILNALFLLRAWETIPYTSVHDYLFAATLPVVLFCAFLIIFSVAAVPWIRKPLLIILVLAGAAATYFIYSFGTVIDTNMIQNVFETDVQEATALFSLRYLLWMAVLGIVPAVLIATTKINTHRPWWMNIAIRALTVMAAIAVVLLVAALFYKDYASLIRNNKGLVKMITPVNVVSSVGHYADNRWFAGDQTLVRIGQDAKKGPLIKAEKKKTLVVFVLGETGRAENFSLGGYARETNPKLKQDNVIYYQNATSCGTETAISVPCMFSNMPREHYDAGLARHQEGVLDVMAHAGVNVLWRENDGSCKGACDRVPHTDMTKWNVRELCKSDYCLDDVLLHRLDKYIDSVKDDTVIVLHQMGSHGPAYYLRYPAAMRKFTPTCDSNQIQDCDHQALVNTYDNSILYTDAMVDSTISLLKSRSDKFNVALVYLSDHGESLGEHGMYLHGAPYLFAPSQQTHIPFLLWMSPDYASAFGISQACLRQAAKTEAVSQDNIFHTLLGMMNVQTREYQPALDMIRSCQAQ from the coding sequence ATGAAACGCTTACTTAAGTTACGGTGTAACGAAAATGCTTTTAATCTTTATATCGCGCTTTTCTTTACGTTTATTCTGAACGCCCTCTTCCTGTTGCGGGCCTGGGAGACGATCCCTTACACCTCTGTTCATGATTACCTATTTGCTGCGACGCTGCCCGTTGTGCTGTTTTGTGCCTTCCTGATTATCTTCAGTGTGGCTGCTGTACCCTGGATCCGTAAACCCTTGCTAATCATTTTAGTGCTGGCCGGCGCTGCCGCGACCTATTTTATCTATAGTTTTGGCACGGTCATTGACACGAATATGATCCAGAATGTCTTTGAAACTGACGTTCAGGAAGCCACAGCGTTATTCAGCCTTCGTTATCTGCTGTGGATGGCAGTTTTAGGTATCGTGCCCGCCGTGCTGATTGCCACTACCAAAATTAACACTCATCGTCCCTGGTGGATGAATATAGCTATACGCGCCCTGACCGTAATGGCTGCGATAGCCGTGGTGCTGCTGGTAGCAGCGCTGTTCTATAAAGATTACGCCTCACTGATCCGTAATAACAAAGGGCTGGTCAAAATGATCACCCCGGTTAACGTGGTCAGCAGCGTGGGTCATTATGCAGATAACCGCTGGTTTGCCGGCGATCAGACGCTGGTGCGCATTGGTCAGGATGCGAAGAAAGGGCCGCTAATCAAGGCGGAAAAGAAAAAAACGCTGGTGGTCTTTGTGCTGGGTGAAACCGGCCGGGCAGAGAACTTTTCGTTAGGTGGCTATGCCCGGGAAACTAACCCTAAGCTGAAACAGGACAATGTTATCTACTATCAGAACGCCACCTCCTGCGGCACAGAGACCGCTATCTCTGTTCCCTGCATGTTCTCTAATATGCCGCGTGAACATTATGATGCCGGTCTGGCGCGTCACCAGGAGGGCGTGCTGGATGTCATGGCCCATGCCGGGGTAAACGTTTTGTGGCGTGAAAATGACGGCAGCTGTAAAGGTGCCTGCGATCGCGTGCCCCATACCGATATGACAAAGTGGAATGTCAGAGAGCTCTGTAAAAGTGACTACTGTCTGGATGACGTGCTGTTGCACCGTCTGGATAAATATATCGACAGCGTAAAAGATGACACGGTGATTGTGCTGCATCAGATGGGGAGTCACGGACCTGCCTACTATCTGCGTTATCCGGCGGCGATGCGCAAATTCACGCCAACCTGCGACAGCAATCAGATTCAGGACTGCGATCATCAGGCTTTAGTGAACACTTATGACAACTCGATCCTCTATACCGATGCTATGGTGGACAGCACCATCAGCCTGCTGAAGTCCCGCAGTGATAAATTTAATGTTGCTCTGGTCTATCTCTCTGATCACGGGGAATCGCTTGGGGAGCACGGCATGTATCTGCATGGCGCACCTTATCTGTTTGCCCCCTCTCAGCAGACGCACATTCCTTTCCTGCTCTGGATGTCGCCCGATTACGCCAGCGCCTTTGGCATCAGTCAGGCCTGTCTCCGCCAGGCTGCCAAAACCGAGGCAGTGTCACAGGACAATATCTTCCATACGCTGCTGGGAATGATGAATGTGCAAACCCGAGAGTATCAGCCAGCGCTGGATATGATCCGATCGTGCCAGGCGCAGTAG
- a CDS encoding DUF1289 domain-containing protein, protein MAEQLEFFPVPSPCRGICQSDERGYCRGCLRSREERFNWMKFTDAQKREVIRLCRQRFLRLQRAGKTDVPDEPEQPSLF, encoded by the coding sequence GTGGCAGAACAACTTGAGTTTTTCCCGGTGCCAAGTCCCTGTCGGGGGATTTGTCAGTCTGACGAACGCGGCTACTGCCGCGGCTGTCTCAGAAGTCGCGAAGAGCGCTTCAACTGGATGAAATTTACCGATGCGCAAAAGCGGGAGGTGATCCGCCTCTGCCGTCAGCGCTTTCTTCGTCTGCAGCGTGCGGGCAAAACGGACGTGCCTGATGAGCCGGAACAGCCTTCGCTGTTTTAA